In Leptolyngbya sp. O-77, the genomic window GCCAAGATCCCCGCTATCAGCAGTTGCTCAGCAGCATCAATGAAATCGACAGTCAGATTGCGCTGGAGTCGAGTCGCTTTACCGATGAAAGCCCGATTATTCAGCGATTGCGACAGCGGCAGGCCAATTTGACGGCCGTGCTGGGGCAGCAGGCCAATCGCATCCTGGGGCCGCAACTGGCTCGTAAAGCAGATTCGCTGACTTATCAAGACTCGCTGCGGTTGGGGCTGATTCAGCAATTGATCAGTACTGCCAATGAGATGCAGGTGTTGCAGATGCGGGATCAATTTCTGGCACGGCGACAGGCGGAGGTTTCGCGCCAGGTGCAGCAGTTTCCGGCGATCGCCCGTCGCTATGCCGAAATTCAGCGTGAACTTGGCGTGGCCACCCGCACGCTGGATCAACTGCTGGGTCAACGGGAGACGCTGCGGGTAGAGGCCGCCCAGACACAAGTGCCGTGGGAACTGATCTCAGAACCCATGCTGCCTCGTGATGCGAACGGCGAGGCCATTCCCGACCCCAATAGCTCTCGCAAGAAGCTAATGATGGGCATGGTGGCCGGGCTGGTGCTGGGCCTGGGAACGGCAGTGCTGATTGAAAAGCGGCAAAACATCTTTTTCGGTGCAGAAGACGTGAAAGATGCCGTGCCTGTGCCGCTGCTGGGGGTGCTGCCGGCCTGCGCCACGGACGACCCCTGCGGCAGCTTGCTCAGCATTGCGCCCAGCAGTGGGGAACTGAGCGAGGATGCCTTCCCGTTTCTGGACGCAGTGAACAATTTCTACGCCAGCCTGCGATTTCTCAACCCCAACAACCTGGTGCGATCGCTCGTTGTTTGCTCTCCGGCAGCGGGCGACGGCAAAACCACCATCGCTCTGCACCTGGCGCAAACGGCGGCTGGGGCTGGACAGCGCGTGCTGCTGGTGGATGCCAATCTGCGATCGCCCAAACTGCACAGCATTCTAAACCTGCCAAATGATTGCGGACTGAGCGAACTGCTGGCCCAGAAGGTCTATCCCGAAGATGCTATCCAAGTCTGCCCCAGCCTGGAACATCTGTGCATCCTCACTGCCGGGCAAACGCCCCCCGGCACAACCAAAATGCTGGCCTCGCCCCAGATGAAAGACCTGATGGCGGCGTTTGATGCCCAGTTTGACCTGATCCTGTACGACACGCCCAACCTGAGCAGCACCGTCGATGCCAACTTTTTGGCAGCGCAGGCAGACGGCATTTTGCTGGTGCTAGCAGTGCGCCAGACGGCCTACTCCAAAACCAAGGAAGTGCTGAAAAAGCTGGAGGAATTTCATCTGCCGATTATTGGCACTGTGGCCAATCGAGCGATCGCCCCTGTTCAGGTATCTGAAGAAGACGACGAATACGATGAAGATTCTGAAGGAATTTGGGCAGCAACGGTAGCCGAGTTGGAACCGGACTACAATCCTGCCTACAATGTCGATGTCGAGGACGTTGAGGACGACGACGCAGACGACCCCCCCCAGCCCGTTCTAGATCCCCTATTTGTGGATGACATCGCATCATGACTCGACTTTTAGCAGGCGACATCGGCGGCACCAAAACGATTCTGCGGCTGGCAGAAGTCCACAGCGACGAGGGCCCGATTAGGCTGCAAACGCTCCACGAGCGGCGCTACGTCAGCGCCGAATATCTGGATCTGGTGCCGATGGTGCGGGCGTTTTTGGCAGATGCCGAAACCTGCATGGGCTGTTCGCCTGACATTGAGAAAGCCTGCTTTGCGATCGCCGGGCCCGTGGTCAACAATACCTCCGTGCTGACCAATCTCTCCTGGACCCTGGAGGGCGATCGCCTCAGTCGGGAACTCTGCATCCCCAATATTGGGCTGATCAATGACTTTGAAGCCGTTGGCTATGGTGTACTGGGGCTAAGCAGCGACGACTATGACACGCTCCAGATCGGTAAGCCCCAGCCCAACGCCCCCATTGCTGTGATTGGCGCGGGCACCGGCCTGGGGCAGGGCTTCTTGATTCCTCAGGGAGGTGTCTACTATGTCTATCCATCTGAGGGTGGCCATGCCGACTTTGCGCCCCGCTCAGAATTAGAATTTCAACTGCTGAAGTATTTGCTGGATAAGCTGAATATCAATCGCCTGTCGGCCGAGCGGGTGGTGTCGGGGCAGGGGATTGTGTCGATTTACCAGTTTTTGCGCGATCGCCAGCTTGCCGAAGAGTCGCCCGACATCGGCGCGAAAATCCTCACCTGGGAGCGCGAGGCGGGCAAGGCAGAAAAATCCGTCGATCCGGGCGCGGTAATTTCCCTTGGCGCTCAGGCGGGCGATCGCCTCTGCCAGCAAACCATGACCCTGTTTGCCTCTGCCTACGGAGCCGAAGCAGGCAACCTAGCGCTGAAGCTGCTGCCCTTTGGCGGCCTCTACATCGCAGGCGGCATCGCCGCCAAAAACCTGGACGTGCTGAAGGCGGGCGGCTTTATGGAGGCGTTTCTCGACAAGGGGCGCATGAGTCCGCTGCTGGAGCAAATCCCGGTTCACGTCGTGCTGAATTCTCAGGTGGGGCTGATTGGGGCAGCCGTGAGAGCTGCCCGCCTTTAGCACAATTGGCTCCATCATCTGGAATGATAGTCCCTGTAGGCGTAGCGGCAGGCATCATGTCTGCAATGCAGTGGGCCATGTCTGAAGGGCTTGCGTTTCCTGCATCGAAGGACGAGTCGCCTGCATCGCTCAGCAGGGAGGCAAGCGATGGTGCAGAGACGCATAGCAATATTTATGGCGAATTTTTGGGAGAGCGTGAAGGCCTTCCAGCGGGGGCGGGTCGATCTGGAGCAGCTTGAGCGCCTGCATCGCGAGATGCTGAGCGAGTCAGTGCCCGACACGCCTTATTTAGTGATGGTGATTACTTCTTGTGCGATCGCCACCTTTGGGCTGCTGTCCAACAGCGCGGCGGTGATCATCGGCGCGATGATTATCGCGCCCCTGATGTCGCCGATTCGGGCGCTGGCGTTTGGGGCGCTGGAGGGCAACATTCTGCTGGTGCGGCGATCGGCGACATCAGTCTTGCTGGGAACGCTGCTCGCCCTGGCGATCGCCTGGCTATTGGGGCGCGTCGTGGGCATTGCCAGCTTTGGCGGCGAGGTGCTGGCCCGCTCCAGTCCCAACCTGCTGGATCTGGGTGTGGCGGTAGCGGCTGGCGGGGTGAGCGGCTACGCCAAGATTAATCCCAAAGTTTCGGCCTCGCTGCCGGGAACGGCGATCGCCGTGGCGCTCATGCCGCCCGTCTGCGTCATCGGGCTGGGTTTGTCGCAAGGGGACTGGGGCCTCAGCCTGGGGGCAACGCTGCTGTATGTCACCAACCTGCTGGGCATCACGCTGTCCTGTATGTTGACCTTTTTGCTGGCGGGCTATACGCCTATCGAGCAAGCGCAAAAAGCCCTGCTGTGGGCCTTCACCTTTACTGGGCTACTGCTGGTTCCGCTGGGCTTGAGCTTTGTGCAAATGGTGCAGCAAAACCAGCTTGAGGCCACTCTAAAACGAGCGCTGCTCACGCGCACGGCGACCTTTCAGCGCGTGCAACTGGTCGATAGCGACATCAACTGGTTTACCCAGCCCCCCGAAGTGCGGCTTACAGTGCGGAGCCAGGAACCCATCACCCCGCGCCAGGTAGAACTGCTAGAAGAATTTGTGAGTCGGGAGTTGAGACGGCCGATGACGCTGATTTTTGCCGTCAGTCAGGTTGAAGAAGTCCGGCGTAAACCCTATAAACCCTAGATGCTAAGCCTGCGTCACTTAGGCGACACCCGGAGCCGCCGTTATGGTGGGTAGCGTCGTCCACAGGAAAACCGCAAAGGTGGCGATCGCCAGAATGAACTGCACCAGTCGCCCAATCAGCGACCCGACTACAATTCCTAAACCTGCCTTAATCGCCAGCCACAAATCCTTGCGAAATAGAAACTCACCCAAAATCGCCCCAGCGATCGGCCCAATTAGCAGTCCCAAAAACGGGCCGCCAAAGGGCAACGCGGGCAGCAGCCCAAACACGCCCAGCAGCAGCCCCACAACTGCGCCAAGCTGCCCCCACTTGCTGGCACCGGCCTTTTTTGCGCCCAGGTAGGTGGCCAGAAAATCGACCCCCGTGCCCACCACTAGACACACCACTGCCACCGACAGGGGAATGCCCAGTCCAGTAAATCCATTGACGAGTCCCCAAACGGCGATCGCCAGCGCAATCAGCCCAATTCCCGGAATCGCAGGCGCAACAGAGCCAATCACGCCCACCAGCATTACCGCAACAAGAATCCAGTAGAGGTAGACCATGTTTAGGGGTTAAGGATTAGAGGAGTTGGCGCAGAGTCGAGATGCGGTCTTTTGCCACTTCTTCACTTTAGCCAAAAGAGTCCAGATCGAGCGCTTTGGAGCCGCCACGCTCCAGTTGCTCTAGCAGCCGTGCCAGTTGCGTCCACACCAGCAGCCCAGTGAGAACCGTCAGCGGAATAGCGACCGCGTAGGCCAGCTTAGTGGGAAACCCAAAGATTTCCAGCCCAGCGGCGAGGAAAAAGCACACGCCGCCAGCAATTCCCAAAAATGGCACCAAAAGCTGCGGCCCCTGCATATTCGCCAGTGTGCGGGTCGAGCGGTTTTTGTCCCATTCGTTGACTTGCTGCTTGAGGGTTGCCGAAAAGGCCGCACCCGATGCTAGCCCCGCCAACAGCCCCGCCACAAACAGAAAATACGGAGCGCTTGAGTAGTAGTACGGCACAACGGACTCCTTCAGTGCAGATTCAGAGGATGAAACGGAAAAACCAAAAAGAAAATATTCCTTAACATCAATCTAGCCGGAATCGGCACCCTTGGGCGCACTGGTGGGGAGATTTGGGTGATGGGGTAATTTAG contains:
- a CDS encoding GumC family protein, with translation MDQDLDLQALDEPGEASAPKKGGLPIGGLIRMVKRKILIIGGMTGALSIAAWLSTASDLPTYRGNFQLLVEPVTSEARIAEPTALTRSAGGVPSRDIFSLDYPTQLQILRSPKVLEEVYEKVRAKYPAFTYFQLIQGLELGRIGNTRTTETKILQVGYSGSDADLVQLVLNELANKYLRYSLEDRKSRISEGVKFIEDQLPGLQRRVAELEKQLQELQQAHELIDPASQGGQIFSQLQTVTEQQVATQQQIQEQRVLYNTLQRQLGLSPNEAIAASALSQDPRYQQLLSSINEIDSQIALESSRFTDESPIIQRLRQRQANLTAVLGQQANRILGPQLARKADSLTYQDSLRLGLIQQLISTANEMQVLQMRDQFLARRQAEVSRQVQQFPAIARRYAEIQRELGVATRTLDQLLGQRETLRVEAAQTQVPWELISEPMLPRDANGEAIPDPNSSRKKLMMGMVAGLVLGLGTAVLIEKRQNIFFGAEDVKDAVPVPLLGVLPACATDDPCGSLLSIAPSSGELSEDAFPFLDAVNNFYASLRFLNPNNLVRSLVVCSPAAGDGKTTIALHLAQTAAGAGQRVLLVDANLRSPKLHSILNLPNDCGLSELLAQKVYPEDAIQVCPSLEHLCILTAGQTPPGTTKMLASPQMKDLMAAFDAQFDLILYDTPNLSSTVDANFLAAQADGILLVLAVRQTAYSKTKEVLKKLEEFHLPIIGTVANRAIAPVQVSEEDDEYDEDSEGIWAATVAELEPDYNPAYNVDVEDVEDDDADDPPQPVLDPLFVDDIAS
- a CDS encoding glucokinase; amino-acid sequence: MTRLLAGDIGGTKTILRLAEVHSDEGPIRLQTLHERRYVSAEYLDLVPMVRAFLADAETCMGCSPDIEKACFAIAGPVVNNTSVLTNLSWTLEGDRLSRELCIPNIGLINDFEAVGYGVLGLSSDDYDTLQIGKPQPNAPIAVIGAGTGLGQGFLIPQGGVYYVYPSEGGHADFAPRSELEFQLLKYLLDKLNINRLSAERVVSGQGIVSIYQFLRDRQLAEESPDIGAKILTWEREAGKAEKSVDPGAVISLGAQAGDRLCQQTMTLFASAYGAEAGNLALKLLPFGGLYIAGGIAAKNLDVLKAGGFMEAFLDKGRMSPLLEQIPVHVVLNSQVGLIGAAVRAARL
- a CDS encoding DUF389 domain-containing protein, translating into MANFWESVKAFQRGRVDLEQLERLHREMLSESVPDTPYLVMVITSCAIATFGLLSNSAAVIIGAMIIAPLMSPIRALAFGALEGNILLVRRSATSVLLGTLLALAIAWLLGRVVGIASFGGEVLARSSPNLLDLGVAVAAGGVSGYAKINPKVSASLPGTAIAVALMPPVCVIGLGLSQGDWGLSLGATLLYVTNLLGITLSCMLTFLLAGYTPIEQAQKALLWAFTFTGLLLVPLGLSFVQMVQQNQLEATLKRALLTRTATFQRVQLVDSDINWFTQPPEVRLTVRSQEPITPRQVELLEEFVSRELRRPMTLIFAVSQVEEVRRKPYKP
- a CDS encoding DUF456 domain-containing protein; amino-acid sequence: MVYLYWILVAVMLVGVIGSVAPAIPGIGLIALAIAVWGLVNGFTGLGIPLSVAVVCLVVGTGVDFLATYLGAKKAGASKWGQLGAVVGLLLGVFGLLPALPFGGPFLGLLIGPIAGAILGEFLFRKDLWLAIKAGLGIVVGSLIGRLVQFILAIATFAVFLWTTLPTITAAPGVA